In Gossypium arboreum isolate Shixiya-1 chromosome 5, ASM2569848v2, whole genome shotgun sequence, a single genomic region encodes these proteins:
- the LOC108450870 gene encoding uncharacterized protein LOC108450870, with protein MSSMEALMFRYGGGVINFSVNSWFLKLLARLMAILVFATIVLLTWSGTGSTSIGTSNKPEYFTSDPQPINPELLPFLFHDLNREGILKQGDKGLMLSNDDEQAIKSSLFSRKSDMEFSSATDLERQRFFPNESLDFICTQNFTSAFEFIDRTLKVGGFVAVQISERPSYSFEKLNNYRIVYFRKFKSNVLVMKKIARTSSNGIQRQLFGFTSEARRQALKNLEDVLLEPPRSTSRRSKRFMKRTKYLPDLLGDTLESYPRRVFIDVGLPETEGGSGTNWFAKNYPTRNLKFDIYKIETLTKESSRKDSVATAAETGMSNWLRKNVKETEYVVMKAEAEVVEDMVKTKAIRLVDELFLECKPRKHGGRKNMSRRAYWECLALYGKLRDEGVAVHQWWG; from the coding sequence ATGTCCTCAATGGAGGCCCTTATGTTTCGTTATGGTGGTGGTGTCATTAACTTTTCCGTTAATTCTTGGTTTTTAAAACTTTTAGCTCGTTTAATGGCGATTTTGGTTTTCGCCACCATTGTTTTACTTACTTGGTCGGGAACTGGATCTACCTCCATTGGTACTTCAAACAAACCTGAATATTTCACTTCGGATCCCCAACCCATCAACCCCGAGCTTTTGCCATTTCTGTTTCATGATTTAAACAGGGAAGGCATATTGAAGCAAGGCGACAAAGGATTAATGTTGAGCAATGATGATGAACAAGCCATTAAATCTTCTCTGTTCTCGAGAAAATCTGATATGGAATTCAGTTCCGCCACAGATTTGGAACGTCAAAGATTTTTCCCTAACGAATCTTTGGACTTCATTTGCACTCAAAACTTCACGTCAGCCTTTGAGTTCATTGATCGAACACTTAAAGTCGGTGGGTTCGTCGCCGTTCAGATAAGTGAACGACCTTCGTATTCGTTTGAGAAGTTGAACAATTACAGGATTGTTTACTTCAGGAAATTCAAATCCAATGTTTTAGTAATGAAAAAAATTGCTAGAACAAGCTCTAACGGCATTCAAAGGCAATTATTTGGGTTCACATCCGAGGCAAGGAGACAAGCATTGAAGAACCTCGAAGATGTTCTTCTCGAACCACCAAGATCGACTTCGAGGAGGTCGAAAAGATTCATGAAACGAACCAAATACTTGCCTGATTTGCTCGGCGACACACTCGAAAGCTACCCTCGGAGGGTTTTCATCGACGTGGGATTACCGGAGACAGAAGGTGGCAGTGGGACCAACTGGTTTGCGAAGAATTACCCGACGAGGAACCTCAAGTTTGATATATACAAGATTGAGACGCTGACGAAGGAGTCATCGAGGAAAGATTCTGTGGCGACCGCGGCAGAGACAGGGATGTCGAACTGGCTGAGGAAGAACGTGAAGGAGACGgagtatgtggtgatgaaagcgGAGGCTGAGGTGGTGGAAGATATGGTGAAAACGAAAGCAATTAGGTTGGTTGATGAATTGTTCTTGGAATGTAAACCTCGGAAACATGGGGGAAGGAAGAATATGAGTAGAAGGGCTTACTGGGAATGCTTGGCTTTGTATGGGAAGCTGAGGGATGAAGGTGTTGCAGTGCATCAATGGTGGGGCTGA
- the LOC108450358 gene encoding uncharacterized protein LOC108450358 isoform X1: MEAEEMKGKVVEEKDQVCVKRKTLQAVLEECQRALELLSNCEDGTDDDDEDGEGKHEVNHQGELNGVDLRRDQEADELCDLLKSRVQCPDFLEKLECAQVPVPENIAEDGSSWDMVNPNDLWGDENGDLDQEDYVLVRQDDIVEGIACFMAAYLLSLKQTKDLSPNQLQQALSKTFSVKKKKGKLRKAWDGSKVIYNVASWGATAIGIYQNPLLMRAASKAFWTSCEVISKLL; the protein is encoded by the exons ATGGAAGCGGAGGAGATGAAGGGAAAGGTTGTGGAAGAGAAAGATCAGGTTTGTGTCAAGAGGAAGACATTGCAAGCTGTGCTGGAAGAGTGCCAGAGAGCTCTCGAATTGCTTAGTAACTGCGAAGATGGAACCGACGATGACGATGAAGACGGCGAAGGTAAACATGAAGTGAACCATCAAGGAGAACTCAACGGCGTCGATCTTAGAAGAGATCAAGAAGCCGATGAG TTGTGTGATCTTCTCAAATCTAGAGTTCAATGCCCCGACTTTCTTGAAAAGCTAGAGTGTGCTCAGGTACCAGTTCCAGAAAACATTGCCG AAGATGGTAGTTCTTGGGACATGGTCAACCCAAATGATCTTTGGGGAGATGAAAATGGTGATTTGGATCAAGAAGATTATGTTCTCGTCAGGCAGGATGATATAGTAGAAGGAATTGCATGTTTTATGGCTGCGTATTTGCTGTCCCTTAAACAGACCAAG GACTTGAGCCCCAATCAACTTCAGCAAG CACTGAGCAAGACCTTCtctgtgaaaaagaaaaagggaaagctTCGAAAAGCTTGGGATGGAAGCAAAGTCATTTATAATGTGGCATCTTGGGGGGCAACTGCAATTGG GATATACCAAAACCCCTTACTTATGAGAGCCGCCTCGAAAGCCTTCTGGACTTCTTGCGAGGTAATATCAAAGCTTCTCTGA
- the LOC108450358 gene encoding uncharacterized protein LOC108450358 isoform X2 produces MEAEEMKGKVVEEKDQVCVKRKTLQAVLEECQRALELLSNCEDGTDDDDEDGEGKHEVNHQGELNGVDLRRDQEADELCDLLKSRVQCPDFLEKLECAQVPVPENIADGSSWDMVNPNDLWGDENGDLDQEDYVLVRQDDIVEGIACFMAAYLLSLKQTKDLSPNQLQQALSKTFSVKKKKGKLRKAWDGSKVIYNVASWGATAIGIYQNPLLMRAASKAFWTSCEVISKLL; encoded by the exons ATGGAAGCGGAGGAGATGAAGGGAAAGGTTGTGGAAGAGAAAGATCAGGTTTGTGTCAAGAGGAAGACATTGCAAGCTGTGCTGGAAGAGTGCCAGAGAGCTCTCGAATTGCTTAGTAACTGCGAAGATGGAACCGACGATGACGATGAAGACGGCGAAGGTAAACATGAAGTGAACCATCAAGGAGAACTCAACGGCGTCGATCTTAGAAGAGATCAAGAAGCCGATGAG TTGTGTGATCTTCTCAAATCTAGAGTTCAATGCCCCGACTTTCTTGAAAAGCTAGAGTGTGCTCAGGTACCAGTTCCAGAAAACATTGCCG ATGGTAGTTCTTGGGACATGGTCAACCCAAATGATCTTTGGGGAGATGAAAATGGTGATTTGGATCAAGAAGATTATGTTCTCGTCAGGCAGGATGATATAGTAGAAGGAATTGCATGTTTTATGGCTGCGTATTTGCTGTCCCTTAAACAGACCAAG GACTTGAGCCCCAATCAACTTCAGCAAG CACTGAGCAAGACCTTCtctgtgaaaaagaaaaagggaaagctTCGAAAAGCTTGGGATGGAAGCAAAGTCATTTATAATGTGGCATCTTGGGGGGCAACTGCAATTGG GATATACCAAAACCCCTTACTTATGAGAGCCGCCTCGAAAGCCTTCTGGACTTCTTGCGAGGTAATATCAAAGCTTCTCTGA